In a single window of the Oscarella lobularis chromosome 2, ooOscLobu1.1, whole genome shotgun sequence genome:
- the LOC136200339 gene encoding uncharacterized protein, translating to MPTKYEIFCTLLLLCSRLCFVIAANCAKDCRMTEWTPWSYTYQVGTTIWDAEKRHFRQRQILEDNYGSGTECPAMEEHETISGYPCDTFADGLFIPTAISAFDKARVAAKGRDSCLEHVCEGRTRHYINGLTGNEQCDSDSGLDRDDVCVDEVDTCSGTPYSCLPGCQYQDGVGCMRLSPYCIIDSVCRQNFYRNQENQCQWCDVCADVNAWTDMNGQMCNDGNLCTKDDQCRDGTCVGTDFSCAACEECAGDGCIVQDGYCYIDNSCFTDQQANPNNQQCLICDPSSSQSVWTSKDSTCDDDDLCTYDDRCQTDGLCEGVLLSCNLPCESCQGVDTCYIEGCVIDGICGCLIAGTCYREGVENPENQCQFCHTGSSRTAWTNYADGKECNDSDPCTRNDKCSFQTAECAGTDFSSEPACTELSPCVSETYCDGNDCKPIFYDSSQQCYTNTDFCDYPDLYCSGNHAECRYCITDELCTSVTPENSPRPVPGVDLRVASIFVYKTGTSDYLDVVYASNGNGYLMLTSTTEIKIRFQNYTVPCDDVTLYWQIVTTTTGDVVYSQVDAASSDGTLDIEVALTFENGGEYRILVDARNVRNVSSFDQSEDILVDVTDPLIGEVYDGESGGDRDYQASTTSIAAHWDANSLIDEESGLNTSSYQIAVGTVAGGTEISDYVYANVMNGEVTGLDLQDAVKYFVTLKVYNLAGLVSTRSSNGVTVDITPPVLGKVTIVNNTIDTSEIDYIVIPTRRVVAVLDGCEDPESGILEIGYRFCAENVNDASDTSCNDDRVYDCLDPNSCLLDIELLVYEDSEILDDDVLISGYSYTLVLIVVNGAGASGSLFSNAVIVDYSPPTAGTVLDGVSANAEVDFQADNTSIRAVWFGSSDQQSSLDYCQLAVFQDYGFPGEEIVSPFVDVSFEGQTTVTNLVLQTGTRYYPVLKCYNKAGLFTASPSDGVLVDAFPPTPTEIKDIRYEEDLLSKGTDEDFQASLDGIKSKWKVFSAASGLEFCNWSLNKGESTPIPPYSSTYTLTTQLAEGGFYFASVQCTSFSGLSTTAESDGMTPDSTEPVPGNVYDLCPDFCGVDTDISYSSSADILRFRWEDFVDDESGIDYYDWNYDEECSGFFLLLQFQNVGNQTQATANVTLVQNTVYCVTVRAVNRAGLKTESKSNGVHIDHTPPTEVAVNDGTSSTTDIDSQDNSTSVSVTWSLITDMESYISDLEVGLGTEPNEVDTVSLTPIGNETTTFTFYDLNLEVDQVYFAKVCATNGAKLTTCVHSDGVLIEAPPPFWDSGVEIGVVPPPIRYQTGDGFLSSYWYKFPTTGQPIEEFAFGIGTAEFETDVMKYVRVGANLSHGAPVHLMNGGMYYATVQVSYSSGDDQKPVSSYGVIVDTTPPIASQTVSIVIVGGNAVEASWTDFEERESFVRYYKWAVGTTSCGAEVHRFTNIGRKTNAFRKVDFISGLKYYVTVVALNSAGLTSTACSEGILFDGSPPVTGTVRDGPDVGKDLDYQSSEKSVAMNWRKFTDSESGIKQCFVGIGTSSDDADELDFKEVPPDITFYEFRDVVLQPGTKYFFLVKCLNAVGLTSQGSSDGVIIDASPPTTGTVTTLQYQSSVSEMQARWENFSDSESPIDRYLWAIGSQDNEGDVLTFQSVYLNEDATATGLSLVAGVIYYVTVECWNRAGLLTKAVSDGLIVDTSPPNHGIVYDGGNGDIDWHDSTTGIESHWSNFGDPESGIVSYKWYLGTYKGGCQAASVFNIEPETTYYNCYQCVFLVGEIYYITVVAINGAGLKVNSSSDGFTVDLTAPTSGILSDPKWATNDVFQFMWTGGKDYESGPPECVLHAVSEEGTSTTYQLRNTSGGIVFVEKTYLPEAVELTLSVNCTNRAGLSSLSSLISVDASPPVAGLIQLLYYDSVSITIEWTLFRDPDSALTDMELHFNTVGLSDTVLTSVASKQYTYFPPDGTYVIGAIYNVSAKALSTVGLKSPAVIETYNFSQPQSSLDSSYCCSIELSLDNVTLTTTWSWRYELDDESTRLGYRYRYSIGTVPGGTQILQFTYVGTTREAVCSDCVLLQGAEYYVTLHASTDNFQTFSSGQSKPFLIDTTPPFSAGPVLDGLTRDKDYYAINESFTATWIGLHDPESSVQYCNVSIIEEGIGSIVWTMDNNPFPSVSGSVSVWIHAHTYRTNFLCVSGNGLSSEKESDGFTVDETPPAIGTVTMEILNNWRRLVNISGSWSRFRDDESDIASYGWSLVEAGENANEPFTLVGTETSFTATANLTAGAWYQVIVIATNGVGLQSSATSPATVYDLTKPIASYVYDGDLSYDVDYVVSAIGFSSTWDAMTDPETAIVDCFWYVGREPNGSNVLSPQSVDVGSGSGRCDDCLLSNGVKYYSTLTCYNEAGLQAVVSSDGVLVDFTPPIASRVYSGKGRSIHLQYQSHTDSTDCTWEEFSDEESEIDTYTVCLGQVKGNCSEGKADGLPSNVTTWTLSGLNLEDKKYYFCTVKAQNRAGLNQSASSDGVKIDKTKPIAGTVVDSSDGISSCRSDNSTTIVTWSHFHDFDSDIVEYEWGVGTMKGTDDVISFESVGLKETATSNATMPIGMVYVSVRATDGAGLQVVGVSDGKLVYEFGEVPQGCVLFQ from the exons atgcCTACGAAGTACGAAATTTTCTGCACTCTTCTCCTGCTTTGCTCTCGTTTATGCTTTGTGATAGCGGCTAACTGTGCAA AGGATTGCCGTATGACCGAATGGACTCCGTGGAGCTATACGTATCAAGTTGGAACGACGATCTGGGATGCGGAAAAGCGCCACTTCAGACAAAGGCAAATACTAGAGGACAACTACGGAAGTGGGACAGAATGTCCTGCAATGGAGGAGCACGAAACAATTTCCGGATATCCGTGCGACACATTTGCTGACGGACTATTTATTCCGACTGCCATCTCTGCTTTTGATAAAGCAAGAGTAGCAGCTAAAGGACGAGATTCTTGTTTG GAGCACGTCTGCGAAGGCAGAACTCGACATTATATAAACGGACTCACCGGCAACGAGCAGTGCGACAGTGACTCGGGACTTGATAGAGATGACGTTTGCGTTGATGAGGTTGACACTTGCTCGGGTACCCCATATTCTTGCCTTCCTGGATGCCAGTATCAGGATGGCGTGGGTTGCATGCGACTGAGTCCTTATTGCATTATCGATTCGGTGTGTCGTCAAAATTTCTATAGGAATCAGGAAAATCAATGCCAA TGGTGCGACGTTTGCGCCGACGTAAACGCGTGGACCGACATGAACGGACAGATGTGCAACGATGGAAATCTTTGCACGAAAGACGATCAGTGTCGCGACGGAACTTGCGTCGGCACCGACTTTTCGTGCGCAGCATGCGAAGAATGCGCAGGCGACGGATGCATAGTGCAAGACGGATATTGTTATATTGACAACTCGTGCTTCACCGACCAACAAGCCAACCCAAATAATCAGCAGTGCTTA ATATGCGACCCTTCTTCGTCGCAGTCCGTCTGGACGTCGAAGGACTCGACgtgtgacgacgacgacttgtgCACGTACGATGACCGATGTCAAACCGACGGACTATGCGAAGGCGTTTTGTTGTCTTGCAACCTCCCGTGCGAGTCGTGCCAGGGCGTGGACACTTGTTATATTGAAGGCTGCGTAATAGATGGCATATGCGGTTGCCTGATCGCGGGCACGTGCTACAGGGAAGGAGTCGAAAATCCGGAGAACCAATGCCAATTCTGTCACACCGGAAGCAGTAGAACGGCTTGGACTAATTACGCTGACGGAAAGGAGTGCAACGACAGCGATCCTTGCACGAGAAACGATAAATGCTCCTTTCAAACGGCAGAATGCGCTGGGACAGATTTCTCGTCTGAGCCGGCGTGTACCGAACTTAGTCCTTGTGTCAGTGAAACGTACTGCGACGGAAATGACTGTAAACCTATTTTCTACGACTCGAGCCAGCAGTGCTACACAAATACGGACTTTTGTGACTATCCAGACTTGTATTGCAGCGGAAATCACGCCGAATGCCGCTATTGCATAACCGATGAGCTGTGCACGTCGGTTACGCCTGAAAATTCTCCTAGGCCAGTTCCAGGTGTTGATTTGAGAGTAGCAAGCATTTTCGTTTACAAGACGGGAACGTCGGATTACCTCGACGTAGTTTACGCCTCCAACGGAAACGGTTATCTAATGTTGACAAGTACCACGGAAATTAAAATAAGATTTCAGAATTACACTGTGCCTTGTGATGACGTGACGCTTTACTGGCAAATAGTTACGACCACTACGGGAGACGTTGTCTACTCTCAAGTAGACGCAGCGAGCAGTGATGGAACGTTGGACATCGAAGTGGCATTGACGttcgaaaacggcggcgaaTACCGAATTCTTGTAGACGCTAGGAACGTTCGAAATGTCAGTTCGTTCGATCAGTCTGAAGACATTTTGGTGGATGTGACTGACCCTCTTATCGGAGAAGTCTACGATGGAGAAAGTGGAGGAGACAGAGACTATCAAGCCAGTACCACGTCTATTGCCGCTCACTGGGACGCGAATTCGCTaatagacgaagaaagcggtCTGAACACGAGTTCGTATCAGATCGCTGTGGGTACCGTTGCCGGTGGCACCGAGATCAGCGACTACGTGTACGCCAACGTAATGAACGGGGAAGTCACTGGCTTGGATCTCCAAGACGCTGTAAAGTATTTTGTCACACTAAAGGTGTACAATTTAGCCGGACTCGTTTCTACTCGGTCGTCAAATGGCGTCACGGTTGACATCACCCCGCCTGTACTTGGAAAAGTCACAATAGTTAACAACACGATCGACACAAGTGAAATAGATTACATAGTCATTCCGACAAGAAGGGTAGTTGCTGTACTCGATGGCTGCGAAGATCCTGAAAGTGGCATATTGGAGATCGGATATCGATTCTGCGCTGAGAACGTCAACGACGCCTCGGACACGTCTTGCAACGACGATCGTGTCTACGATTGCCTAGATCCGAACTCGTGCCTACTTGACATAGAACTTCTCGTGTACGAAGACAGCGAAAtacttgacgacgacgtcctgATCTCCGGTTATTCTTACACGTTGGTGCTCATTGTTGTCAACGGCGCAGGAGCCTCTGGCTCTCTTTTTTCCAACGCCGTTATCGTCGATTATAGTCCACCAACAGCTGGCACGGTGCTTGATGGCGTTTCCGCAAATGCCGAAGTAGACTTTCAAGCCGACAACACGTCAATTCGCGCTGTGTGGTTTGGCTCCAGCGATCAGCAGAGTTCTCTTGACTATTGCCAATTGGCTGTGTTTCAGGATTATGGCTTTCCGGGCGAGGAAATTGTTTCGCCATTTGTAGACGTATCGTTCGAAGGACAGACCACAGTGACGAACCTCGTGCTTCAAACGGGAACACGATACTATCCCGTTCTGAAGTGTTATAACAAGGCAGGTTTATTTACTGCTTCTCCGTCGGATGGGGTTTTGGTTGACGCCTTTCCCCCCACGCCAACAGAAATAAAGGACATTCGCTACGAAGAAGATTTGCTGAGCAAAGGAACAGATGAAGATTTCCAGGCATCGCTAGATGGAATCAAATCAAAATGGAAAGTATTTTCGGCCGCCAGCGGTCTGGAATTCTGCAATTGGTCATTGAACAAAGGCGAATCGACACCGATTCCCCCGTATAGCTCGACTTATACTTTAACGACGCAGTTGGCCGAAGGTGGGTTCTACTTTGCATCGGTGCAATGCACTAGTTTCTCGGGACTTTCAACTACGGCTGAATCCGATGGAATGACGCCTGACAGCACAGAACCGGTTCCCGGAAACGTCTACGACTTATGTCCCGACTTTTGCGGAGTCGATACGGACATTTCCTACTCTTCTAGTGCCGACATCCTACGCTTTCGCTGGGAAGacttcgttgacgacgaaagcggtaTCGACTATTATGATTGGAATTACGACGAGGAATGTAgcggattttttcttctgcttcaatTTCAGAACGTAGGTAACCAGACCCAGGCTACAGCCAACGTCACTCTCGTCCAGAACACTGTCTACTGCGTCACGGTTCGCGCTGTGAACCGCGCTGGGCTGAAAACGGAGAGCAAAAGCAACGGCGTCCACATCGATCACACTCCACCGACTGAAGTCGCAGTAAATGACGGCACGAGCTCTACCACAGACATCGACTCTCAAGACAATAGCACGTCCGTTTCAGTTACGTGGTCATTGATCACAGACATGGAGTCGTATATCAGTGACCTAGAAGTCGGACTTGGCACTGAACCCAATGAAGTTGATACCGTATCCTTGACGCCCATAGGAAACGAGACAACAACGTTCACCTTTTACGATCTCAATCTCGAAGTAGATCAAGTGTACTTTGCCAAAGTTTGCGCAACAAACGGCGCTAAATTGACGACGTGCGTTCACTCAGACGGCGTTTTGATTGAAGCTCCGCCTCCGTTTTGGGACAGCGGCGTCGAGATCGGTGTTGTCCCGCCTCCTATTCGTTATCAGACCGGCGACGGGTTTCTCTCTTCCTATTGGTACAAGTTTCCCACGACGGGACAGCCCATTGAGGAATTTGCTTTTGGGATAGGAACTGCAGAGTTCGAAACAGATGTCATGAAGTACGTGAGAGTTGGAGCTAATCTTTCTCACGGTGCACCCGTTCATCTTATGAATGGCGGCATGTACTATGCAACCGTGCAAGTTTCCTACAGCTCTGGAGACGATCAGAAACCTGTTTCTTCGTATGGCGTTATTGTTGACACTACGCCTCCGATTGCGTCTCAAACCGTTTCAATTGTTATAGTTGGCGGAAATGCCGTTGAGGCTTCCTGGACCGACTttgaggaaagagaaagtttTGTGCGATACTACAAGTGGGCTGTTGGTACAACGTCATGTGGCGCAGAAGTGCACCGCTTCACCAACATAGGTAGAAAAACGAACGCATTtcgaaaagtcgattttATTTCCGGTCTCAAGTATTATGTCACTGTTGTAGCGTTGAATAGCGCTGGACTGACATCGACGGCCTGCTCCGAAGGCATTCTCTTTGACGGCAGTCCGCCCGTTACTGGAACTGTGCGAGATGGACCTGACGTAGGCAAAGACCTCGACTATCAATCGTCTGAGAAGTCGGTGGCTATGAACTGGCGCAAATTCACCGATAGCGAAAGTGGAATAAAGCAATGCTTCGTTGGAATAGGTACCAgtagcgacgacgccgacgagttgGACTTCAAAGAGGTTCCGCCTGATATCACCTTCTATGAATTCAGAGACGTTGTTCTGCAACCCGGaacaaaatatttctttcTCGTGAAATGCCTTAACGCAGTTGGCCTTACCTCACAGGGTTCGTCTGACGGAGTCATAATCGACGCTTCTCCACCTACGACGGGCACTGTGACTACGTTACAGTATCAGTCATCTGTCAGCGAAATGCAAGCGCGATGGGAGAATTTCTCTGACTCAGAAAGTCCTATTGATAGGTATTTATGGGCGATTGGCAGTCAAGATAATGAAGGCGATGTACTAACTTTTCAAAGCGTTTATCTGAATGAAGATGCCACTGCTACTGGGCTGTCTCTAGTCGCTGGAGTGATCTATTACGTTACTGTAGAGTGTTGGAATAGAGCCGGTCTGTTGACTAAAGCAGTGTCAGACGGACTAATTGTCGATACGTCTCCGCCTAACCACGGAATCGTTTACGATGGCGGAAATGGCGATATTGACTGGCACGACAGTACAACTGGTATAGAGTCGCATTGGTCAAATTTTGGTGATCCTGAAAGCGGAATCGTCAGTTACAAGTGGTATCTTGGAACGTATAAGGGCGGGTGCCAAGCGGCATCCGTTTTCAACATCGAGCCAGAAACGACATATTACAACTGTTATCAGTGTGTTTTCCTAGTTGgcgaaatttattatattaCTGTTGTCGCTATAAATGGTGCGGGACTGAAGGTGAATAGCTCTTCCGACGGTTTCACGGTTGACTTAACCGCACCTACTTCCGGAATACTGTCTGATCCCAAATGGGCTACAAATGACGTATTTCAATTTATGTGGACCGGAGGCAAGGATTACGAGAGCGGTCCGCCCGAGTGCGTACTTCACGCAGTGAGCGAGGAAGGCACCTCCACTACGTATCAACTACGAAATACCAGCGGCggcatcgtcttcgtcgaaaagacgtACCTACCAGAAGCTGTCGAATTAACCCTGTCTGTGAATTGCACAAATCGTGCTGGCCTTTCAAGCTTGTCTTCGCTGATATCAGTGGATGCCTCCCCACCTGTTGCCGGATTGATTCAGTTGCTGTACTATGACAGTGTTTCTATTACTATTGAATGGACACTATTCCGCGATCCTGATTCCGCCTTGACAGACATGGAGTTACATTTCAACACAGTCGGGTTAAGTGACACTGTTCTTACTTCAGTCGCCAGCAAGCAGTACACTTACTTTCCTCCGGACGGAACGTATGTGATTGGAGCTATATACAACGTGTCCGCCAAAGCGCTGAGCACCGTGGGGCTCAAGTCTCCCGCTGTCATTGAAACATATAACTTTAGCCAGCCTCAATCCTCACTTGACTCCAGCTACTGCTGTAGCATCGAGCTTTCTCTTGATAACGTCACCCTTACGACGACGTGGAGTTGGCGATACGAACTTGATGACGAGTCGACTCGGCTTGGATACCGCTACAGATACAGCATTGGCACCGTTCCCGGAGGAACTCAGATCCTTCAGTTTACTTACGTAGGCACAACAAGAGAAGCTGTCTGTTCCGATTGCGTGCTCTTGCAGGGTGCAGAATACTACGTGACATTGCACGCCTCGACGGACAATTTTCAGACGTTCTCCAGCGGTCAGTCGAAGCCGTTCTTAATTGACACGACGCCTCCATTTTCCGCTGGACCAGTGCTAGATGGACTGACAAGAGACAAAGATTATTATGCAATCAATGAAAGTTTTACTGCTACATGGATCGGCTTGCACGACCCAGAAAGTTCAGTTCAGTACTGCAACGTCTCGATTATAGAAGAAGGAATTGGGTCGATTGTGTGGACAATGGACAATAACCCGTTTCCCAGCGTGTCGGGTTCCGTTTCGGTGTGGATTCATGCGCATACGTATCGCACCAACTTTCTTTGCGTTTCTGGAAATGGGCTTTCGTCCGAAAAAGAATCTGATGGATTCAcagtcgacgagacgcctCCTGCTATCGGAACTGTAACGATGGAGATCCTCAATAACTGGCGACGTCTTGTCAATATATCGGGATCTTGGTCGCGATTCAGAGATGACGAGAGCGATATCGCTTCTTACGGTTGGTCGCTCGTAGAAGCCGGAGAGAATGCAAACGAGCCGTTTACACTTGTGGGAACTGAAACGTCTTTCACAGCTACGGCAAACCTGACAGCAGGAGCCTGGTACCAGGTGATCGTGATTGCAACAAACGGAGTCGGCTTGCAGTCCAGCGCTACGTCTCCGGCGACGGTGTACGACTTGACAAAACCGATTGCATCGTACGTATACGACGGCGATCTGagctacgacgtcgactacGTCGTTTCAGCGATAGGATTTTCGTCCACGTGGGATGCAATGACCGATCCTGAGACGGCTATCGTCGACTGTTTCTGGTACGTTGGAAGAGAACCGAACGGCTCTAATGTTCTCTCTCCTCAATCGGTTGACGTGGGGTCTGGTAGTGGTAGATGCGATGATTGCTTGCTAAGCAACGGCGTAAAGTACTATTCCACGCTTACGTGTTATAACGAAGCGGGACTACAGGCTGTTGTTTCGTCCGATGGTGTGCTCGTTGATTTCACGCCGCCCATTGCGAGCAGGGTCTACAGTGGGAAAGGGAGATCTATTCACTTGCAGTATCAGTCTCACACAGATTCGACCGACTGCACTTGGGAAGAattcagcgacgaagaaagcgaaattgATACATATACTGTATGCTTAGGTCAGGTGAAAGGCAATTGTTCCGAAGGTAAAGCAGACGGGTTGCCCTCCAATGTTACTACTTGGACTCTCTCTGGTCTGAATTTGG